The following are encoded in a window of Sminthopsis crassicaudata isolate SCR6 chromosome 5, ASM4859323v1, whole genome shotgun sequence genomic DNA:
- the LOC141542703 gene encoding LOW QUALITY PROTEIN: pygopus homolog 2-like (The sequence of the model RefSeq protein was modified relative to this genomic sequence to represent the inferred CDS: inserted 1 base in 1 codon) has translation SNPFEDDFGAPKVGGAAPPFLGSSVPFGGFRVQGGMAGQVPPGYGGGGGGGPQPLQRQPPPFPPNPMGHPFNMPPQGPGYPPPGNMNFSSQPFNQPLGQNFSPPGGQMMPGPVGGVGPIISPTXGQPPRGELGPPSLPQRFAQPGAPFGPSPLQRPGLPSLPPNTSPFPGPDPGFPGPGGEDGGKPLNPPAATAFPQEPHSGSPAAAVNGNQPSFPQNSGGRGGGTPDANSLAPPSKTGWASGHQPPPGLVYPCGACQSEVNDDQDAILCEASCQKWFHRECTGMRENAYGLLTTEASAVWACDFCLKTKEIQSVYIREGMGQLVAANDG, from the exons tccaACCCATTTGAGGATGACTTTGGGGCCCCCAAAGTTGGGGGGGCAGCACCTCCTTTCCTTGGCAGCTCCGTGCCCTTTGGTGGATTTCGTGTGCAGGGGGGCATGGCAGGCCAGGTGCCCCCAGGCTATGGTGGTGGAGGTGGAGGAGGGCCTCAACCACTTCAACGAcagcctcctccttttccccccaaTCCAATGGGTCATCCCTTCAATATGCCCCCTCAGGGCCCTGGGTACCCACCCCCAGGTAACATGAACTTCTCCAGCCAGCCCTTTAACCAGCCCTTGGGCCAGAACTTTAGTCCTCCTGGGGGACAAATGATGCCAGGCCCTGTGGGGGGGGTTGGACCCATAATTTCACCTA ATGGGCAGCCACCCAGAGGGGAGCTGggccctccctcccttccccaacgATTTGCCCAGCCAGGTGCTCCCTTTGGGCCCTCACCTCTTCAGCGGCCTGGACTCCCAAGTCTGCCCCCTAACACGAGCCCTTTCCCTGGTCCTGATCCTGGTTTCCCTGGTCCTggaggagaggatggagggaagccCCTAAATCCTCCTGCAGCAACTGCCTTCCCCCAGGAGCCTCATTCGGGCTCACCTGCTGCTGCTGTCAATGGCAACCAGCCCAGTTTTCCCCAGAACAGTGGTGGTCGGGGTGGGGGCACCCCAGATGCCAACAGCCTGGCACCTCCCAGTAAGACAGGATGGGCATCAGGGCACCAGCCCCCTCCAGGCTTGGTGTACCCATGTGGGGCATGCCAGAGCGAAGTGAATGACGACCAGGACGCCATTTTGTGTGAGGCGTCTTGTCAGAAGTGGTTCCATCGAGAATGTACTGGCATGAGAGAGAATGCCTATGGGCTGCTGACCACCGAAGCTTCGGCCGTCTGGGCCTGTGATTTCTGCCTCAAGACCAAGGAGATCCAGTCGGTCTACATCCGAGAAGGCATGGGACAACTAGTGGCTGCCAATGATGGGTGA